The proteins below are encoded in one region of Phaseolus vulgaris cultivar G19833 chromosome 1, P. vulgaris v2.0, whole genome shotgun sequence:
- the LOC137815825 gene encoding uncharacterized protein, with amino-acid sequence MLLAKEMGAQSLLAKSDSLLVIGQVTGEYQAKDPQMAAYLGYFQVLKSSFAVFELVHVSREQNARANLLAKLASSGKGGRQRTVIQETLKAPRTFVADNMVGVHQVSTIRGGARSHQSLTQETLMTPSVSAYSVSQGDPMQVCTVEEGDTWMTPYRCYLADGILPLEPEEGKKIKRNSAKYTLMDGELFKHGFTHPILVCVSGDQCTRIMAELHEGICGSHVGGRSLS; translated from the coding sequence ATGctcttggctaaggagatgggagcgcAAAGCTtattggcaaagagtgactccctTTTAGTCATAGGTCAGGTGACTGGGGAATATCAAGCCAAGGACCCACAAATGGCCGCGTACCTGGGGTATTTCCAAGTCTTGAAGAGTTCGTTCGCGGTCTTTGAGCTGGTACACGTCtcgagagagcagaatgcccgagctaacttgctagccaagctcgccagttcaggcaaggggggaaggcagaggacggtgatacAAGAAACCCTCAAAGCACCACGGACATTTGTTGCTGATAATATGGTGGGCGTTCATCAGGTCAGTACGATTAGGGGAGGGGCGAGGAGTCATCAGTCATTGACTCAGGAGACGCTGATGACGCCCAGTGTAAGCGCTTACTCGGTCTCGCAGGGGGATCCTATGCAGGTATGCACAGTTGAGGAGGGGGACACATGGATGACACCCTATAGGTGCTACCTAGCCGATGGGATACTCCCATTGGAGCCCGAGGagggcaagaagataaagaggaaCTCTGCCAAGTACACCCTTATGGATGGGGAGTTGTTCAAACATGGGTTCACCCACCCAATCTTGGTGTGTGTGAGCGGAGACCAGTGTACACGAATAATGGCTGAGCTCCACGAGGGAATCTGTGGTAGCCATGTTGGTGGTAGGTCTCTGTCATAA